The DNA segment ggtttagtgtttatccaagggtttagggtttaggattatgatttagggtttagtgttttgttgattgtgttaaaaatattttttttttaaattcaagaatttaaaatttatcaaagggtttaaatttagagtttaatgttttgtttatggtattagttttttttgcaactactattatttttatttatttatactttttttaattttaaaaatgttatataatttaacaatattttgttttcttttttaaaaaatatcaaatttgaaataactaaatattattggttggtgaacctacaatcaaataattttcaaagacataattaaaagaaaaaacttgTCTCAAAGACATCACCaatcaaataattttcaaatgtaaatcaaataactattttaaattgaaCAATATCTTTCACCTATaattttttcactaaaaaataagattcataaaaaatagacttaaacaaaacataaaatcaaaacCGGCTGAATAAATTGATATCTCCAGAGACTaacagagagaaagaaaaaaacaactcCACCCCCAAATCTCTTACAACtatatctatttatatttttctacagatattttttaaaagaagtgTATAAAGCCACAACACGAAAGCAATGTCTTCTTTCCTTTTACATCGGTTATATGCCCCATGGATGAGCAAATTCTCATTACCACTACTTAGTGTCTTTCACTGGAACCACTACAAAACTCAATGACCGCATTAGCAGGAGCTCTAGTCTTAAGAATCATTTCCTCAAACTCATCTTCTGGGTTTGATAACGCAACAATTGCTCCTCCTGCTCCTATCGTAGCTTCATCCTCATGTATCACCACTGTTCTTATCACTATATTCAGATCAAACGTACCATTATACGAGAAATACCCTATTGAACCCGAGTAAAGTCCTCTCGAACAGTTCTCAAGCGAATCAAGAATCTCAACGGATCTTAGTTTTGGAGCACCGGTCATTGACCCGCCAGGGAATGCTGCTCTCACACATTCCACTGGACTAATGTCTGTTTTCTTCAGTCCACGGACGGTGCTCACCATAGTGTGTACCGTTGTGTATGTTTCCACGTCCATGAGGTTAGGCACATGGACTGAGCCAGGCTCACAGACACGTCCGAGATCATTCCTCAAAAGGTCAACGATCATCAGATTCTCAGCTTGATTCTTCTCACTAATTACACAACAGGGTGTTAAAGACCAAATATTCTAGAACAAAGAGTAGAGTGTTTTGGTGTTTACCTGAGTttcaattcaaattttaatagttCATCTTCTTCAGGTGTGGAGCCACGAGCTATTGTACCTTTAATCGGCTTTGCTTCCAGCATCCCATTTCTATCCAGCCGAAGAAACCTTTCAGGAGACGAACAGCACAAAGACAAATTTGAGTTTGAGAAGTTGAGAAAGGCTGCATAAGGTGCTGGGTTCTTCTCTCTCAGGTGGAGATAAAGTCCCAAAGGATCAGTGTTCCCTATTCTCCATCTGTTCTGTGTAGTTAGACAAAGCTCGTAGCTCTCCCCGTCTTTGATATACTGCATACACCTCTCCACATCGTTGATATACTGCTCTCGTGATTTGTCAGGGACAAAACTTGCTTTGCGTTGAGACGAATCTATAGCAGGAAGACTTTGATCCTTCCACTTTCTTGTGGACGAAACACTCATGGTAATGAGCTTCTCTTCAGTATCATTCATGAAAGAGGTCTCTGCAGTGTCCTCTTCGTGGAGAGATAATACATAAACGTCATCAAGTTGATGATCAATGGCGACAACATTATCCGCGAAGAAGAAACATGCATCTGGAGCATTGGATTTGTGCCGATTAATAGGCATTCCACATTCTACTTTAATATCGTATCTGCAATACAAGAAAAGGTAAAATAAACACGCATTCCAGAAGTGTCCTAAGGTGCTTATAAATGATGTAGCACGTACCCAATACAACCTACGTATCCACCACAAAAATCAAAAGGCAACCCTTTGAAGTCCTTCTCATCATAAGAGATAGATGAAAGCTCCTGgtaaaaatacacattttaatgattttacaGCAGAAATATATCAACTCTATCAAGTAAAAGAAAGTCTTTTCGTCATACCTTACGTAGAAAATCAAGAAAGCCTTCTTCCAAGAATCGTTTCTCAGTAGAACCGTGAGCATCTTCAATCAGAAGGTGTCCAGCATGTTTAGATGTTATCTCGCTGAAAGTCATAAAAGTTCATTGTGAGGGGGTTATTAATGCAGCCATGTCAACATAGTCCCGTAACGACTAGGAAAAATTTTGCAGGCGGAAGGGTTATGGCGCTCAAGTAAAAAAAGAGCATAAACCTTTACGCCGATAGAAGAAAGAGTAGGTCATGCGTTAAAACCTTTGATCAGATAAACTAAATGTCAATTGCTTCCAGAGGGATCCGCCTTTGCCGCCCATGAAAGAAAATCGCCCTCTAGCCTGGGAACAATGTAATTGTGAAGAACATTCCTTAGAATCAAGTAGATAATTTCAGGAGAAGACTACCAACCTTGTCACTAGAAGAAGTATCCAGCCAAAAAGCATCGTTCCCTCTATTCTTGCCATATAATTCCATGAATATATTTCTTGCTCCACCAACTTTATGTACAAGACGTTCAAGCTTCTTCCATTTTAGCCTCAGCAGTTGTGAATGAGGTTTGGCGTATGCTAAATCCACCAGATTGAATACGTCTACACCATTTTTCTTGGCAGTAGAGAGAGAGTTACTATTATAGCTCGAACCGTTTCCTGTATTTCTAGTTCTGGAAAGTTCTTTCAGCAATTGACAGGCACTAGGCACCTGCATGTTtgctaaaaaatatttcttattcaGGAGAAGCTCTAAGACAGTTAAACTATAGAGTAAAATCAACTAAAGCAAAAATGGGACAATTTATTACTAATGAAACTATTAAGCTTCAGAGAGCTCACCAGTCTCACTAATCATTCTTCGACGCAAGGATGGAGATTTGTAGCGACTCCAATAATCCACAGTCACGTCTTTGAAATTCTTGAATATTTGGCTTCCATAAGTGGTAGCAATACTCTCTGGATGAAACTAAACGCATAATGCATATCAGAGACAGTAGAACAACGAAGGAAACTAAGTCTAAACATGATCATAAACATCAAACCTGCAAACCATAATGAGGAAAAGTAGAATGCATGATGCCCATAAGAATGTGTCTATCTTGTTTTCCATCAACATGGGGCGAAGGCCAATAACTTTGCTCCTCCAACGTTTCCAGAGCAGAGTTGACAGATCCGTTCCCCAATGGGCTCAAAGAGGTATTCACAGGAGTAGAGAACTTCTTCTCAGAGAAAGAGCCTGTGTCATCATAAACCGTCCAAGCTATTGGTATGAGTTCCTTTGGCAGTGATTCCTTATCTATGATCAGTGAATGGTATCTTACAACCTGCAGAGAAACCCAAACACAGATTTGAAAATTGTATCTAGAGAGAACAATGAATGTTGCATGTAAGAAGTAGATGGACCTGCCTTGAAATCAGAGTTTCTCCCGGATGGAATATCAGAAAACAATATGTTACCATCATGTTCAATCCCACTACATGAAGTAGATGAAAATGGTGAGTAGCATATTCAGAAGACACTGAGAAATGGAGCAGAAACGACcaaatataaacaattttagAATTGTTTCAGCTGACAGAAATTCATTCTAAGAAAATAAGGCACATAAAGAGCATTAAAGATTCATGTATACTCGATACCTTAACCGTCCATGGACTGGTTCCGGGGCATGCACCACATGAGCTCCATGAACATAACCTAGTGCCTGTCAAAGCATGTTGGTTCACAGATACTCATTTTCATGACGATGCAAGAACTATACCGGAAAAGATCAGATACATTAGCAAGTATTGTCATCATTAAGAAGTTAATAGTGTACCTGGTGCCCAAGGCAAACGCCTAGAATCGGAATATCACGACATTCAAGCAAAAGGCGAAGACAT comes from the Brassica napus cultivar Da-Ae chromosome A7, Da-Ae, whole genome shotgun sequence genome and includes:
- the LOC106352622 gene encoding aminodeoxychorismate synthase, chloroplastic, producing MNFSLCSTSSELAWPSDCVTRSPVANRFLSREPVRFDETWKKKKHFKIPRCGTKKVFVEDSSSIAKKSVPRREPVERLGFVRTLLIDNYDSYTFNIYQALSTINGVPPVVIRNDEWTWEEAYRYLYEDAAFDNIVISPGPGSPMCPADIGICLRLLLECRDIPILGVCLGHQALGYVHGAHVVHAPEPVHGRLSGIEHDGNILFSDIPSGRNSDFKVVRYHSLIIDKESLPKELIPIAWTVYDDTGSFSEKKFSTPVNTSLSPLGNGSVNSALETLEEQSYWPSPHVDGKQDRHILMGIMHSTFPHYGLQFHPESIATTYGSQIFKNFKDVTVDYWSRYKSPSLRRRMISETANMQVPSACQLLKELSRTRNTGNGSSYNSNSLSTAKKNGVDVFNLVDLAYAKPHSQLLRLKWKKLERLVHKVGGARNIFMELYGKNRGNDAFWLDTSSSDKARGRFSFMGGKGGSLWKQLTFSLSDQSEITSKHAGHLLIEDAHGSTEKRFLEEGFLDFLRKELSSISYDEKDFKGLPFDFCGGYVGCIGYDIKVECGMPINRHKSNAPDACFFFADNVVAIDHQLDDVYVLSLHEEDTAETSFMNDTEEKLITMSVSSTRKWKDQSLPAIDSSQRKASFVPDKSREQYINDVERCMQYIKDGESYELCLTTQNRWRIGNTDPLGLYLHLREKNPAPYAAFLNFSNSNLSLCCSSPERFLRLDRNGMLEAKPIKGTIARGSTPEEDELLKFELKLSEKNQAENLMIVDLLRNDLGRVCEPGSVHVPNLMDVETYTTVHTMVSTVRGLKKTDISPVECVRAAFPGGSMTGAPKLRSVEILDSLENCSRGLYSGSIGYFSYNGTFDLNIVIRTVVIHEDEATIGAGGAIVALSNPEDEFEEMILKTRAPANAVIEFCSGSSERH